Proteins from a single region of Candidatus Bathyarchaeia archaeon:
- a CDS encoding cytochrome C oxidase subunit IV family protein — MNTTYLYLLVFAILVGSTDIEVNIVALYPSASSGVSMLFGTVALSYGLIVSILLGLAGMKALLIALFYQHLKYEPRSLSSWVLVGLVIASLLMSLVFIQLHVH; from the coding sequence ATGAACACCACCTACCTTTACCTTCTCGTATTCGCGATCCTTGTAGGAAGCACCGACATAGAAGTCAATATCGTAGCGTTGTACCCGTCCGCGTCGAGCGGCGTATCGATGCTGTTTGGAACGGTCGCTCTTTCTTATGGATTGATAGTCAGCATTCTTCTAGGTTTGGCCGGGATGAAGGCGCTCCTCATCGCATTATTCTACCAACACCTCAAATACGAACCGAGATCCCTCTCGTCGTGGGTCCTTGTCGGCCTCGTAATAGCCTCCTTACTAATGTCATTAGTTTTCATACAGTTGCACGTTCACTGA
- the tpiA gene encoding triose-phosphate isomerase — protein sequence MNWTKRIRTPLILVNFKTYIEATGKKAIELAKVADQVSRDSGVTIAVAPQFTDLKTVTESVEIPVFSQHIDSVKPGAYTGHIMAEAIKAAGASGTILNHSERRIRLSEIEEALAFARISDLATLVCTDTPGFSASVASLDPDMIAIEPPDLIGTGVAVSKARPELITNGIKRIRSVNKSVDILCGAGVSTAEDVGKALELGTRGVLVSSSVVKGANPGRLLENMTDEILRQSKSSPWSVAK from the coding sequence TTGAATTGGACGAAGCGAATTCGGACCCCGCTGATACTAGTGAATTTCAAGACCTACATTGAAGCCACCGGCAAGAAGGCAATTGAACTCGCGAAAGTCGCTGATCAGGTTTCGAGAGATAGCGGAGTAACGATTGCTGTTGCACCGCAATTCACTGATCTGAAAACTGTAACTGAGTCTGTCGAGATACCCGTTTTCAGCCAACACATTGACTCGGTCAAGCCTGGAGCATACACTGGTCACATCATGGCCGAGGCCATCAAGGCTGCAGGCGCGTCGGGAACGATTCTAAACCACTCGGAGAGACGCATCAGACTCTCTGAGATCGAAGAGGCGCTCGCTTTCGCAAGAATCTCTGATCTTGCGACTTTGGTGTGCACGGACACACCTGGCTTCAGCGCATCCGTTGCGTCGCTCGACCCTGACATGATCGCCATCGAACCCCCAGATCTGATTGGCACAGGGGTTGCAGTTTCGAAGGCTCGGCCTGAGTTAATAACCAATGGGATCAAGCGAATCCGGTCTGTCAACAAGTCCGTTGATATTCTGTGTGGGGCGGGAGTAAGTACTGCAGAAGACGTCGGAAAGGCGCTTGAGCTTGGAACTCGAGGAGTGCTGGTTTCAAGTAGCGTCGTAAAAGGAGCGAATCCAGGTCGGCTATTGGAAAACATGACCGATGAGATCCTGCGGCAAAGTAAGAGTTCTCCATGGTCAGTGGCTAAATAG
- a CDS encoding polyprenyl synthetase family protein: protein MSVFPPVFKSWRGPIQEKIDNTLETNFDREEANQIIKYMFKTGGKRCRPLLVVLSTKALGGDPEDALDAAAALEIIHAATLVFDDLIDKDQVRRGAPSVHMAFSNEKALTSGLFLASKGVQLLSNYKNAEVMRMIGSTLVDVSRGELLDIISDLNASVSECIAIADLKTASLFGSAAGIGAAIAGIEGKDLVNMQKFGRSGGMAFQIQDDVLDFHNGSGEQLLKGPNIVTSHCLHEASRPNHSSDVLNSNNGHSNKEVLQLLRKTGSLEFARKRARDYAIEAKASLLKVKRLRNRKILEEYVDYLWKRKE, encoded by the coding sequence ATGAGTGTCTTTCCTCCTGTCTTCAAGAGTTGGAGAGGTCCGATACAAGAAAAAATTGACAATACTCTTGAGACGAATTTCGATCGAGAGGAAGCAAATCAGATTATCAAATACATGTTCAAGACGGGAGGCAAACGCTGTAGGCCTCTATTGGTCGTGCTGTCGACGAAAGCTCTTGGGGGAGATCCTGAGGATGCGCTTGACGCGGCTGCGGCGCTTGAGATAATTCACGCTGCCACCCTCGTTTTTGACGATCTGATCGATAAGGACCAGGTTCGGAGAGGTGCTCCGTCCGTCCATATGGCGTTCAGTAACGAGAAAGCCTTGACGTCGGGATTATTCCTCGCGTCTAAGGGGGTTCAGCTCTTGTCGAACTACAAGAACGCGGAGGTTATGAGAATGATTGGCTCGACTCTAGTAGATGTCAGTAGAGGAGAACTTTTGGACATTATTTCCGACTTGAACGCGAGTGTAAGTGAGTGTATTGCGATTGCTGATTTGAAGACGGCCTCTCTGTTTGGTAGTGCTGCGGGTATCGGAGCTGCAATTGCCGGGATAGAGGGAAAGGATCTTGTCAACATGCAGAAATTCGGGAGGTCAGGCGGAATGGCGTTTCAGATTCAAGATGACGTACTTGATTTCCACAATGGTTCTGGGGAGCAGCTGTTGAAGGGACCGAACATCGTGACTTCGCACTGTCTTCATGAGGCGTCTCGTCCCAACCATAGCTCTGATGTGTTGAACTCGAACAACGGTCATAGCAACAAAGAGGTCCTTCAACTTCTTAGGAAAACGGGATCTCTAGAATTTGCACGGAAACGCGCGAGAGACTATGCAATTGAGGCGAAGGCTTCGTTGCTGAAGGTAAAACGGTTGAGAAACCGGAAGATTCTCGAAGAATACGTCGATTATCTGTGGAAGAGGAAGGAATAG
- the coxB gene encoding cytochrome c oxidase subunit II, whose translation MAVSNTQVIFDNLYGIFTDLAIIVGVIVFALMAYLMIRYRAKKSSSDPEDTPRLGRIPASRGHGRNVLITVTLSTFLLAILIVTSFAAVDILFPNNPPNATWCYGIAAYNQTQAAGQSCPRLDVTGHQFYWVFRYPNNHTYTNFFRVPANTTVVLDVTSADVFHDFGIIQFKIKTDAIHGRTNTIWFIPYKTGNYTIQCFELCGTGHVGMIATLDVMPVGDFQLWYSGAK comes from the coding sequence ATGGCGGTCTCCAACACTCAAGTAATTTTCGACAACCTATATGGCATTTTCACGGATCTCGCCATTATCGTAGGAGTAATCGTTTTCGCGCTGATGGCATATCTGATGATCAGGTACCGGGCCAAAAAGTCTTCAAGCGATCCCGAAGATACTCCTCGGCTGGGCCGCATTCCCGCTTCACGAGGTCACGGCCGAAACGTTCTCATCACTGTAACGCTTTCGACTTTCCTCCTAGCCATCTTGATAGTAACGTCGTTTGCCGCGGTGGACATACTCTTCCCCAATAACCCGCCGAATGCCACATGGTGTTATGGCATCGCCGCCTACAATCAGACTCAAGCCGCGGGACAAAGCTGCCCACGACTCGATGTCACGGGTCATCAATTCTACTGGGTTTTCAGATATCCCAACAATCATACATACACGAATTTCTTCAGGGTGCCCGCTAATACGACTGTCGTTCTCGACGTCACTAGCGCTGATGTCTTCCATGATTTCGGAATCATACAGTTCAAGATCAAGACGGATGCCATTCACGGACGAACCAATACCATCTGGTTCATCCCCTACAAAACCGGCAATTACACGATCCAATGCTTCGAGCTATGCGGGACCGGACACGTCGGGATGATTGCAACTCTTGACGTGATGCCTGTTGGAGACTTCCAACTCTGGTATAGCGGTGCAAAGTGA
- a CDS encoding cbb3-type cytochrome c oxidase subunit I produces the protein MSQDIFPARVRRWLFTTNHKEVGILYLVTSLFFFIAAGLLALTMRTQLSVPDNNILTESLYNQFVTVHGLLMIFWVLSPFAFGFANYIIPLQIGARDLAFPRLNAMSYWFYLFSGVAIIMSFIFGAPDLGWTLYSPQTAFQFAPSIGINVGAAALILITVSITMSSVNFLVTMFKMRAPGMKLRNMPVFPWAILVTIFMMLYAFPSFLAAVLLLYVDRSFGTFYFSSLQGGALLWDNVFWFFGHPEVYIVLFPAIGLIADVIPTFTRRPLYGSKYVIGSMIAAAIISFIVWGHHMFVTGIGLTSTKLYTVTTIAVSLPFDVMVIAMIETLIKARVKLKAAALFALGAIALFVIGGITGVYLASVALDHALRGTYFVVAHFHYIMVGGSIMGLIAGLYYWFPKFTGRMYNETVAKIHFVVSFIGFNILYFPMFLLLDMPRRIQTYAPNTGWGPLNSLATLGGFIFGGAQVLLFLNLFLSQRRGPPSGPNPWDGWTLEWSLPSPPPAHDFDTIPTIAEDGTYHFGNSPVLPNGTGYPIGSKVGNGYSHSHLEGLSPWPIVMAFAAFLFFLGLSIGQPSSPTTPVTYQPFWPLIADGAILGIIVLYGYSRERFSVREETHVESWPFREVPNVKLGIWTFLGAEVIFFGVLIGAYFFVRTNSPTWPEIGSLFEIRNGFAMTLVLLTSSLTAIMALVSAKIGSRNGLIASLLATFGLGVSFLYIKATEWFYLGSHGVFSIAYGLPATSYFITTGTHGVHVFAGMLMTLYLLANTLKGRYLKGDHQAIEHFGLYWHFVDIVWVFLFPLFYLI, from the coding sequence ATGAGCCAAGATATCTTTCCGGCCAGAGTCAGGAGGTGGCTGTTCACAACCAACCACAAAGAGGTTGGAATCCTCTATCTTGTGACATCTCTCTTCTTTTTCATCGCAGCTGGATTATTAGCTCTCACAATGCGAACACAACTGTCAGTTCCAGACAACAACATTCTGACCGAGAGCCTCTACAATCAGTTCGTTACGGTGCACGGCCTTCTGATGATATTCTGGGTTCTTTCCCCATTCGCGTTCGGCTTCGCAAACTACATCATTCCACTACAGATTGGAGCTCGAGATCTTGCATTCCCAAGGCTCAACGCGATGAGCTACTGGTTCTACCTATTCAGCGGTGTTGCTATCATAATGAGTTTCATCTTCGGCGCCCCCGACCTCGGCTGGACGCTCTATTCTCCTCAGACTGCATTCCAATTCGCTCCGTCGATTGGAATCAACGTCGGAGCTGCCGCTCTCATCCTGATCACAGTTTCGATAACGATGAGTTCGGTAAACTTTCTCGTGACCATGTTCAAGATGCGCGCTCCCGGCATGAAGCTGAGGAACATGCCAGTCTTCCCGTGGGCGATTCTAGTGACGATCTTCATGATGCTCTACGCATTTCCATCGTTCCTAGCCGCCGTCCTCTTGCTGTATGTTGACCGATCCTTCGGAACCTTCTATTTCTCCTCCCTACAAGGTGGAGCGCTACTCTGGGACAACGTATTCTGGTTCTTCGGGCATCCTGAAGTGTACATCGTTCTGTTCCCAGCCATCGGCCTTATCGCCGATGTGATTCCAACGTTCACGCGAAGGCCTCTCTACGGTAGCAAGTATGTCATTGGTTCCATGATAGCTGCAGCCATCATCAGCTTCATCGTTTGGGGTCATCACATGTTCGTGACAGGAATCGGATTGACGTCAACCAAGCTATACACCGTCACAACAATCGCGGTCTCGCTGCCGTTTGACGTGATGGTAATCGCTATGATAGAGACGCTGATCAAAGCAAGGGTCAAGCTGAAGGCAGCGGCGCTCTTTGCTCTCGGAGCTATCGCGCTCTTTGTGATCGGGGGAATCACGGGAGTATACCTCGCATCCGTGGCTCTTGATCACGCGTTAAGGGGCACGTATTTCGTCGTGGCTCACTTCCACTACATTATGGTTGGCGGAAGCATCATGGGACTGATCGCCGGATTGTATTACTGGTTTCCAAAATTTACCGGAAGAATGTACAACGAAACCGTCGCCAAGATACACTTTGTCGTTTCCTTCATCGGATTTAACATCCTCTACTTCCCGATGTTTCTCCTGCTGGACATGCCGCGGAGAATCCAGACATATGCCCCCAATACCGGATGGGGACCACTAAACTCCCTTGCCACCCTCGGGGGTTTCATCTTCGGTGGTGCTCAGGTACTACTCTTTCTGAATCTCTTCCTCAGCCAGAGGAGGGGACCGCCTTCTGGGCCGAATCCTTGGGATGGCTGGACGCTGGAATGGTCGCTTCCTTCCCCGCCACCAGCCCATGACTTCGACACCATACCCACCATTGCTGAGGACGGAACGTATCATTTCGGGAACAGTCCAGTTCTACCGAATGGGACTGGATATCCGATTGGATCGAAGGTGGGAAATGGTTATTCGCATTCTCACCTCGAAGGCCTGAGTCCCTGGCCTATCGTCATGGCCTTCGCGGCGTTCCTCTTCTTCCTCGGGTTGTCGATAGGGCAACCAAGCAGTCCAACTACGCCTGTTACCTATCAGCCGTTCTGGCCCTTGATAGCGGACGGTGCTATCCTGGGGATCATCGTGCTCTATGGTTACAGCAGAGAAAGGTTCTCGGTACGCGAAGAGACCCACGTTGAGAGCTGGCCGTTCCGAGAAGTTCCAAACGTAAAACTCGGAATTTGGACTTTCTTGGGGGCAGAGGTGATCTTCTTCGGAGTGCTGATTGGCGCATACTTTTTCGTTCGAACTAATTCGCCTACGTGGCCAGAGATTGGGTCACTGTTCGAGATTCGAAACGGGTTTGCAATGACTCTTGTTCTGCTCACAAGCAGTCTCACGGCGATCATGGCTCTCGTCTCGGCAAAAATAGGATCACGTAACGGGTTGATTGCAAGCCTACTAGCTACCTTTGGACTGGGCGTTTCGTTTCTTTACATCAAGGCCACAGAATGGTTCTACCTTGGGTCACACGGGGTCTTCTCGATCGCGTACGGCCTTCCGGCAACGAGTTACTTCATCACAACAGGAACTCACGGGGTTCACGTTTTCGCGGGCATGCTCATGACCTTGTATCTACTAGCCAACACTCTGAAGGGGCGCTACCTGAAAGGTGATCATCAAGCGATCGAACACTTCGGTCTCTACTGGCACTTCGTCGACATCGTCTGGGTCTTCCTATTCCCATTGTTCTATCTCATCTAG
- a CDS encoding plastocyanin/azurin family copper-binding protein — protein METTPKPPEVLKSKGSPWKLIAIVIVILIVVGVAAYILTLPPSSTTANILIKDDSACGASPPDTACLFSPASYQATVNGPAVVWKNTGGVPHTATSNSTANGSLPSFNSNSIAINGGIFSFTFTKAGNYSYYCNIHLWMKGTIIVK, from the coding sequence ATGGAAACAACACCTAAGCCACCGGAAGTACTAAAGTCCAAAGGCAGTCCGTGGAAGCTCATTGCGATCGTTATAGTAATACTAATCGTAGTGGGCGTCGCTGCTTACATTCTGACCCTACCGCCATCCTCCACTACTGCGAACATACTCATCAAAGACGACAGCGCATGTGGGGCTTCGCCTCCAGATACCGCTTGCCTGTTCAGTCCCGCATCGTACCAGGCAACAGTTAATGGTCCAGCCGTCGTCTGGAAGAATACTGGAGGAGTTCCGCACACCGCAACTTCCAATTCCACTGCGAACGGGAGCCTGCCGTCGTTTAACAGTAATTCTATCGCAATAAATGGTGGGATATTCTCTTTCACCTTTACCAAAGCAGGCAACTACTCCTATTACTGCAACATCCATCTTTGGATGAAAGGCACCATCATCGTAAAGTAG
- a CDS encoding NADH-quinone oxidoreductase subunit A, which translates to MVAQGIPEIGAYIAFLFVSTVALVIVLRLFVTPRDPRPTPEKKKPFESGQIAAGPGRTRFIIQYYPYLLMFVVYDVIAMFLFAWGLNLRALGASGSVPVLVFIVVLLIPLGYALHLADHRENW; encoded by the coding sequence ATGGTCGCACAGGGAATCCCGGAGATCGGGGCCTACATCGCCTTTCTTTTTGTCTCGACCGTCGCCCTAGTCATAGTCCTAAGACTATTCGTCACCCCAAGGGACCCCCGCCCAACCCCTGAAAAGAAGAAACCTTTCGAGTCAGGACAAATCGCCGCGGGCCCCGGCAGGACCCGATTCATCATTCAATACTATCCCTATCTCTTGATGTTCGTCGTCTACGACGTTATTGCGATGTTCTTATTCGCCTGGGGGTTGAATCTAAGGGCTCTTGGCGCGTCAGGATCGGTTCCGGTTCTTGTCTTCATTGTTGTGCTCCTGATCCCGTTGGGTTACGCCCTGCATCTAGCCGATCACCGGGAGAACTGGTAG
- the nuoH gene encoding NADH-quinone oxidoreductase subunit NuoH, producing MAPILGPLQPIFDMLTSPLFLEIVLFPGLLSIAIIGALLGWLERKVTARVQLRIGPLYASPAGGILQMFADLIKLSFKELFVPESSDAFFFIMAPTTGLVLGAALVGLIPFAPGLQIANIEVGLPAFLAIITLSPTLILLAGWSANSKFPFIGGLRALFQQTAYEIPLWLSALGVIMMAGTMNLAQIVSAQTNGWFIIPQALGAFIFLVTSVAEMERLPFDLPEAESEIMMGWQAEYPGVLFLAAQGPGFVKLYAFSALFATIYLGGFLGPSFLPPLFWMLLKALVVIVLIMLLRSTFPRVRLDQLLRAGWTVLLTLAIVNIGITYLLVVGLPTF from the coding sequence TTGGCGCCAATTCTTGGACCATTACAACCGATATTTGACATGCTCACTAGCCCACTATTTCTCGAAATAGTCCTCTTTCCGGGCCTCCTATCAATCGCTATCATCGGCGCGCTGCTGGGGTGGTTGGAACGCAAGGTTACCGCACGAGTGCAGCTCCGAATTGGTCCGCTATACGCGAGCCCCGCAGGCGGAATTCTTCAGATGTTCGCAGATCTGATCAAGCTCTCATTCAAAGAGCTATTCGTTCCAGAGAGCTCCGACGCGTTCTTTTTCATAATGGCTCCCACAACGGGTCTAGTGCTTGGCGCGGCCCTCGTTGGGCTGATCCCATTTGCACCCGGGCTTCAAATCGCGAACATCGAGGTGGGGCTTCCAGCCTTCCTGGCAATCATCACTTTGTCTCCCACTCTCATCCTGCTAGCGGGATGGAGTGCTAACAGCAAGTTCCCTTTCATCGGAGGTCTTCGAGCACTCTTCCAGCAGACGGCGTACGAAATTCCACTCTGGCTTTCGGCTCTCGGAGTGATAATGATGGCGGGAACCATGAATCTCGCTCAGATAGTATCAGCCCAGACTAACGGGTGGTTCATCATTCCGCAAGCGCTTGGAGCATTCATCTTCTTGGTGACCAGTGTCGCAGAGATGGAGCGACTTCCATTCGACCTTCCCGAAGCGGAATCCGAGATCATGATGGGTTGGCAAGCCGAGTATCCTGGCGTCCTATTCCTCGCAGCTCAGGGTCCAGGCTTTGTGAAGCTCTACGCTTTCTCGGCACTTTTCGCAACAATCTATCTAGGAGGCTTCCTCGGACCGAGCTTTCTACCCCCGCTCTTCTGGATGCTCCTCAAAGCCCTCGTAGTAATTGTATTGATAATGCTACTTCGATCCACATTTCCAAGAGTCCGTCTCGACCAACTTCTCAGGGCGGGATGGACCGTTCTGCTCACGCTCGCGATTGTAAACATTGGAATCACGTACCTATTGGTCGTCGGACTGCCAACGTTCTGA
- a CDS encoding COX15/CtaA family protein — protein sequence MASLRETLGLRVLAYGSALSTYVLIVIGGYVVFSGSGLACGSSGPDSWPLCNGQVIPSISGPVLVEWTHRLFTLVVSLFVLGTTIVAWTRYREEKIVLQLSTASFLILLGQILLGMVTVKTDLDPLVSTAHLAVASALFSLVILNAIAVRRLASASDLLLR from the coding sequence TTGGCGTCCCTCAGAGAAACCTTAGGCCTTCGAGTCCTGGCCTATGGATCCGCACTTTCAACCTACGTCCTAATCGTCATCGGCGGCTATGTCGTTTTCAGCGGTTCTGGGCTGGCCTGCGGAAGTTCGGGCCCCGATTCATGGCCACTGTGTAACGGACAGGTTATTCCGAGCATTTCGGGACCAGTCCTGGTGGAATGGACCCACCGGCTGTTCACGTTGGTGGTCTCTCTCTTCGTATTGGGTACCACGATCGTCGCTTGGACACGATACAGGGAGGAGAAGATAGTCCTCCAGTTATCGACCGCCAGCTTTCTGATTCTCTTGGGCCAGATCTTGCTAGGTATGGTGACAGTCAAAACCGATCTGGACCCTCTAGTGAGTACAGCTCACCTTGCAGTTGCCTCCGCATTGTTTTCCTTGGTCATACTGAACGCGATTGCTGTCCGAAGGCTCGCTTCCGCGTCTGATTTGCTTCTTCGATAG